Proteins from one Lepidochelys kempii isolate rLepKem1 chromosome 6, rLepKem1.hap2, whole genome shotgun sequence genomic window:
- the SLC25A29 gene encoding mitochondrial basic amino acids transporter isoform X1: protein MALDFLAGCVGGAAGVLVGHPFDTVKVRLQVQSVEKPLYRGTYHCFQSIIKHESAFGLYKGIGSPMMGLTFINALVFGVQGNTIRALGKDTPLNQFLAGSAAGAIQCVICCPMELAKTRMQLQGTGEYNLKSKNYKNSLDCLLKIYQKEGLRGINRGMVSTFLRETPSFGFYFLTYDSLTRYLGCEVEDSYIIPKLLLAGGMSGIVSWLSTYPVDVIKSRLQADGVRGVVQYNGILDCVRKSYHEEGWKVFTRGLTSTLLRAFPVNAATFATVTVFLMYMRSEENLRDCEAGPAIQQPSSL from the exons GTGCGTCTTCAAGTACAAAGTGTAGAGAAACCTCTCTACCGTGGGACCTACCATTGCTTTCAGTCTATCATAAAGCATGAATCA GCATTTGGACTTTATAAAGGTATTGGGTCACCAATGATGGGACTTACCTTCATTAACGCACTTGTGTTTGGCGTTCAGGGAAACACAATTCGTGCTCTCGGAAAAGACACTCCTCTAAACCAGTTTCTTGCAGGTTCGGCAGCAGGAGCCATTCAGTGTGTGATCTGCTGCCCTATGGAGTTAGCTAAGACAAGAATGCAACTTCAGGGAACAGGTGAATACAATCTAAAGTCAAAGAATTACAAGAATTCTCTAGATTGCTTGCTTAAAATCTACCAAAAGGAAGGTTTGAGAGGTATCAACAGGGGCATGGTGTCCACATTCCTAAGAGAGACCCCGAGCTTTGGCTTTTACTTCCTGACATACGACTCTTTGACCAGATACCTAGGCTGTGAAGTGGAGGACAGTTACATCATCCCCAAATTGCTGTTGGCTGGAGGCATGTCAGGAATTGTATCCTGGCTGTCTACCTATCCTGTGGATGTGATCAAGTCCCGGCTTCAGGCAGATGGAGTCAGAGGAGTTGTTCAATACAATGGAATTCTGGACTGCGTTAGAAAGAGTTACCATGAGGAAGGTTGGAAGGTGTTTACAAGAGGTCTTACTTCTACACTTCTCCGAGCTTTCCCTGTCAATGCAGCTACTTTTGCCACTGTCACGGTGTTTCTTATGTATATGAGGTCAGAGGAGAATCTACGTGACTGTGAGGCAGGTCCAGCAATCCAGCAGCCTTCAAGCTTGTGA
- the SLC25A29 gene encoding mitochondrial basic amino acids transporter isoform X2 — MMGLTFINALVFGVQGNTIRALGKDTPLNQFLAGSAAGAIQCVICCPMELAKTRMQLQGTGEYNLKSKNYKNSLDCLLKIYQKEGLRGINRGMVSTFLRETPSFGFYFLTYDSLTRYLGCEVEDSYIIPKLLLAGGMSGIVSWLSTYPVDVIKSRLQADGVRGVVQYNGILDCVRKSYHEEGWKVFTRGLTSTLLRAFPVNAATFATVTVFLMYMRSEENLRDCEAGPAIQQPSSL; from the coding sequence ATGATGGGACTTACCTTCATTAACGCACTTGTGTTTGGCGTTCAGGGAAACACAATTCGTGCTCTCGGAAAAGACACTCCTCTAAACCAGTTTCTTGCAGGTTCGGCAGCAGGAGCCATTCAGTGTGTGATCTGCTGCCCTATGGAGTTAGCTAAGACAAGAATGCAACTTCAGGGAACAGGTGAATACAATCTAAAGTCAAAGAATTACAAGAATTCTCTAGATTGCTTGCTTAAAATCTACCAAAAGGAAGGTTTGAGAGGTATCAACAGGGGCATGGTGTCCACATTCCTAAGAGAGACCCCGAGCTTTGGCTTTTACTTCCTGACATACGACTCTTTGACCAGATACCTAGGCTGTGAAGTGGAGGACAGTTACATCATCCCCAAATTGCTGTTGGCTGGAGGCATGTCAGGAATTGTATCCTGGCTGTCTACCTATCCTGTGGATGTGATCAAGTCCCGGCTTCAGGCAGATGGAGTCAGAGGAGTTGTTCAATACAATGGAATTCTGGACTGCGTTAGAAAGAGTTACCATGAGGAAGGTTGGAAGGTGTTTACAAGAGGTCTTACTTCTACACTTCTCCGAGCTTTCCCTGTCAATGCAGCTACTTTTGCCACTGTCACGGTGTTTCTTATGTATATGAGGTCAGAGGAGAATCTACGTGACTGTGAGGCAGGTCCAGCAATCCAGCAGCCTTCAAGCTTGTGA